AGTTCAGGAAAAGAACTATATTGAATCTCCTTCAGGAATCTGATTCCATGAAGAGTCACCACAAGTCAATCGCTTGTCATGTCTCAATGCCAGACTTAACTCCGTCTGCACCGTAACCCAAGGTCTCAGTTGGTCGTCTGGTGGTTAACATCACAGAAGCAAAAAGCAACAATAAACTGAAGGAACCAAGTGTACCCACTTAGCATACTGCCCCTCTCAGAGTTGAGGAGATCGAACATCGTCATCCTCGTCGCATATTCTCTGTAAAACTCATCCATTTGTTCCTCTTTCTGCTGCTGTGCCTCTGGCTCCGACAATGAAACCACCAATTTAGGATCAGACATTTGAAAAGATTCCTTCATCCCATCGATGGAATTTGGCACATCTATCACTGGACAAACATTATGTGTGTCTGCAAACTCTGTCTTGCAGTACAGTTCCTCTTCCTGGACAACAATGGCCCTGCAGTCTTCTTCCGTGGTTTTCGGTTCGTTAATGGTGGGGAAAGATCGCAACGAGTGACTGCATATAGCTAACTGAAGTGGGCCGTATGTGTCAAAATCTTCGTCCTTGGAGAGAGCGCATAATTTGATGGATTCCGCGGCAGAAGAAGCTTCATGATCAATGACGTCTCTCCTGTGACTGCTAAAGAAGGACAATAAAAATCTTGCATCTGCAACAATCATGCCTGACATGAGCTTAAGAGGGACGACAACTATGCACGGCAACCAATTTGCCAAGAGCTTCACCCATACTACAACTTGGCAGGGTACGAGCCATagtgggaagaagaagaagtgcaGAGTGCGCCATTTGAGTGATCCCTGTGGGATCAAGAAGACGGTAACAATTAACCAACATTGCGAAAGCAAAGGCATCTGAAGACCCAGCGTTCCCTCCTGAGATTTTTGGAATAAGCATTTGGTGTCATCACCTATAAAGTAGTCCCTAGACGATGGCCAACTTTGGTGGGAGTTGTTTGGTTCgaaattttttaatttcgtCACAATCTCCAAAACTCTCTAATTAACCAATGCGATGTTGCACGATTCTAAGGTCACCAACCAATAGTTCGGATGCTGTTATCTCCaatttgtttcaatttcttAACTACCATTTGAGATGGCTGCTATTACtccaatttgttttcatttcataCTGCTATTTGATCCGTGATGAATATATAGGACGTGCATATCACACCAAAATATGCACATattttaatgtaacaatatatttATGATCTTAAAATTTGCAAgagttcaaaagaaaatgagccGCTCGTGTTCAGCTTGTAGGATTACTGCTTAGCTTGTTTATGATGCATTCATGGTCGACAGGTTGTTACCCTCAATAATTTAATAAGGCAGTTCAGGTCATTTGGGTCGTTTATTACTACTTAAAAGTCATGTAGAGAACATTATCTACCAGTTGGCACTTTACTGTCTTCTACTTTTGATGAGGAAGGATTGGATCCTGCTAGGACGAGGCTTTCCTGCAAGTCTTTCTTTACTACTTTGTGTTTGTCCTGGATCTGATTCTTTATTCACATGCCTGGTTGTTCCGGATTCCACATGTTTCGTTGTTCCTACTTCCAACATAAAAACAATAGTCCAAGGAAATTGTAATCAGGAGTTGGAAGAGACGAAATCAGTCAACAGCAGTGGTTGTTCCACTTTTGCAACCCTTAGAAAAGCAGGCTTCCGCCTGCTGTCCTTTCAACCACAAACCAAACGCTATGTTTATTAACTAACGACGATCCCCCACTAGGAAGGCGCCATtaaagaagcaaatatgaccGTACTGACGTGGGCATGAGAGCCcagatagagagagaatcgTGCCGCAAAAGGCAATCCATCTGCTAATCTACGGCGGCTCTCCCGTCTTCGTCTTCCAGGCTGTTGATCTTAGAGTGCAGTTTTTGGGAGCTAGCTAGTGAACAACCACATGTActgtaatatttttttgaagttggGAGTGAAAATGAGTCTCTAGATCTagcttcaattttctttatcGATCTGTGGGCGGGAAGAATCGattccttttctgttttgattTTAGCGGTTTCATGTCAAACTCTCAATAACGTCTCCTTGTAAAAGGCTCTTAAATACAACCCATTGGCCAAGTGGATTTAGCTCTTCTTGGCAAGTAAGACCTGCAAAAGGTTGGATTCAAGACAATTAAGCACAATGGAACCCAGCTTGAAATTGGAAAATAGCAAAACGCTTGGCCCAATTACAACCCCACAAATGGCAATCAGTCTCCTGTtagtaacaattttcaaattgcTCTTGTTGTTCACAGGAGCTCCGCCTCTTACTTGGTAGAGCCACTTATATCTCTCATGGGCTACACAAATTTTTTGTCCTCTACATTAATCCCTAGCTGGCTGGTTCAGTAGACCCTTATTCCTATTTCCTAAGGGATTGGTACAATGGTTTGGGTTGAGGGTAGAGAGTCTCCTCCAGTTGAAGTGTCACTCAAAAGCATCAATCTTCTACACcacaaaaccacaaaaaaaaaaaaaaaagttgaaacttGCAGGAGTTGCCGAGTCCCCTCGAGAACTAGTTAATGGGCTGCATGCACCGATTCCGGTCGAGCGACAAACAAATTATTACACCGACAGCACAGATGGGTTAAGATGACGTCTCGCACCATGCAAAGCTCAGCGCCCACAATGGAAAGCATTGAAACTTTGAGCAAGAATTTAACTTCACCATAGCACGACAAATTTGTAGTTCGGTGGGAGAAATTGATCAGCCGGAACGGGTTTTCCGGAGTGTCTGACGCGATGCTTTTAAATGCAAATGAAAGCATCCCTTCAGCTTTTTATTGGTCCAGCGTGCTTCTTTTGTGAGGTGAGTGATAGAAAGTAAGTAAGATGCGAGAAGGTGATGGTTGGTCCCTCTCATCCACAGCTGTGGCCAGTTATGTTTCAGAAACTAACTTTCAACTCTTTAGTAAtacaaaatagttttttttttcttttaatacatAGTTTTTGAATTGTGTCAACCATCATTGCGTCAAGTAATCTAACCTGAAATTATggttttctttatataatatCAAATTCGACTATCACATATATTTGAGTAGTTGCAGTGCAGTTAATCTGTAATCTTATCATTGTATGTATATCAGCCATGGGGTCGTGTGTAGGCCGATCAGCTTCGTATCAAGGTAAGACTGTTACTTTTCACACTCAACTTTTGATCTTATAACAAGCACAGGCTTGCTCATGAATctccttggatctaagatccatggaaaatcaaatgcaacctaacttttattgttttctaaaaaTGTATCAGTCAAGAAAAACTCGGCGAAGAACGATCGGAAACATAGATTTATAAATACTCAACTCTCGACTTTCTTCAACTTAGTCTTAATGTTGATTCACACGCATTTAATTGGTAGCTTTACTGGTAGCCACGTGAGAAGGTATTAGCTTCCATCCGTAAACTCAATTGAGTAATGAGTCGCTCATTTTTAACGTCATACAAGAATAAAATTGTTCCGGTTTACCGGCTGTAGTTGCAGTACATTATTACAAGTGGGGGAACCGTGGCTTTGGAATACTTCCAAATGATGATGCCCACTGCCCCGAAAGCAACCGGACCGTGCTCGGACTAAACCGATACAAAAAATTTTTGCAGTCACTACCGAAGATCatgtgaagaaaaaataaccatattcatattcaatttGTCTTTTCTGCACAAACCTGTTTTACTCAGCAGCGCTGCTTTGTCGCATATAAAAGCCACTCCTTCCCTTCCCAGCCcacccccacacacacacaaattacATCGATGAGAGGCCAGGCCATTCCGATGGCCGGAGAAATCTACTTTTGACCCTAAATTCTCCATCTCTCTAGATGCTTCAGTCTTTACATACACGCAGGTCGatgcagtatatatatacattacatatatatatatatattacaactCAATATTGAGAGGGCTTTAAATCAAGGGGTGCTTGATTGCCACTCGTCTTGAATCCATAGATATGATATGATATGCTCTTGCTTTTGcttaaaaaatcatataaaaattgGTTGTTCATTATCTTAAGTTTGAATTAAGATCTACATttgatttatatttaaatttatggttcatcaaaccaaaaaaactaaattctGAAATAAGATCTCAAGTATGAGATCTTCATTCTATCTTTTAAAACTGataaaatgcatgaaataaGATTAAAAGCAAATAGTCTGATCTTAGCTATATAAATTATAAATCTCAAATTCTAtggatttaaaataaaaactaagtCAGAGGTAATCAATGTGCTTAAGTTGTCTTGATATGGAGTTGACTGATCGAATCTCTTTCATTTAATTGCCGAATCTATTTACGTATAAAACTTTCAGGATAAagctttgtttcttttttcaaatttattattcACTCACATGCTGTGGCAATTTAATTCACGTTAATTGCCATCGCTcctttatatatttaaaaaaaagaaaaaaagaagaagaatataagTGATTGTCAAATATTTGTTAGCGAGGAAGTTTGTCAACAACACTGACGAGCAATTATTCACTTCCGATTCATCACCGAATCTAATATGCAGGCAGGCGCGCGCGTGCGCTGACGATTCGCGTCATTTTAAATTCCCGCTACTTTATTTTTCCCTTACCTGCACTCGAAATTTAGGAATATCCAGGACGTTCCTCCAATATCTTGAGAACATGGCCGTCAAAAAATAAAGGATGTACGTAACGGTGACAACTATATATTCAGTTTGTGTTCATCAAGACATACAGTGAACGCTGAACTACTACTGGCCATGAGCTCAACAATTAAACATCTTTATTAAGTGAGCTTGGAAACCTCCATCACTTTTGTTGGCTATTTAATTTAAGTGTCATCTTGATCACGACTGATGCGAAATCACTTATGGTCCCCATCTGTACATATACTTGGTATTAGTTTTATTAAGAGATCATAACTAAAGGCATATTTGTAGATCGAGAGAGGAGGTGGTGTTTGCAAAAGGGACAAAATTGATCCAGAACGGCGAAGTGCATTAGAGGTCAAACTAATCGGACGATATGTTAAACCGGCAAAGCACTCGAACAAGCTTGCTCGGACCATGACAACCCATTCAATTCAGTTCGCGTGAAGCTTGGATATGCAGAATCATCGCCATTAGAATGAAGGGCTAAAAGAAGTGCCATTAGGTACATCCCCACACAATGAATGCATTGGTTAGTATGTCCGCTTTGCTTTTTGCTTACCATTGAAGGCTGTCGGCCGCTTGATCACTTGGCTGGTGCTTCTTTGCTTGCCCATAATATCGCCAACTGCTCTGAAATTTCAAAAGTCGGATTTCCAAATTTCTTTAAACACTGAACGCTGCTCCAAGCAACtagcggagccaaaaaaaaaaatttgattggaGGGGGCACTAATTCTAGGAGTAcccatatatataaacaatcaaattatTACAACAACTCCGCCATTGGACTTCAAGCGCCGGCTAAATGGGTCCGATCCATTTTAAATTCTTGCTTATGGACCTACCTTGCCCCTTTTATGGAAGGACATGCAGACTTTTTTGGAGCTCTGGGTCGActatgacaaaagaaaaggcaagaCTGGTCCAtttttgctgctgctgctgctttaCTTTTCTTCAAATCGGTTGGTGCAGCCAGCTCCGGTCAAAGGGCGGGCCTTTTCAACGAACAAGCGCGTGGGGTCCCACCCCTTGGGCTTGAAGATCGCCCACTTGATTTGGATTACAGTATACCCGAGATCCAATATCCGAAGATTAAAAGCAATGCACCCGAACAAGAATGCGGAACCAACGTTAGTTTCATATGTTGGATCTCCACCTTACTTTGCCAAACTTACACATGAAAATGGACTTACTCACAGTTCTTTACTTGaaataacgttttttttttttttttttttttttttttaacagggCGAGAAATAGATAAAACTGCACTAGCACGTTTGAGTAGATTCCCTTTCTTCTTTACGATCTCGAGGGGAGGGCGAGCTAATTTTCAAATGACATCCTTTGCAAAAGCGTTAAATTGATGTCGACAGCTTTGACAATTTACCTGTGGCCAGCTTTTAGAAGAATCAATCCCTGACTGTGTTACATTACATTACATTACATGGAAGGCAACTAGGGTTTCATTTCAGGCGATTTCCAATGTCAACAACGGCCATGAAACCGCCAAGACTTTGCgtcgtcttcttccttttttaaagaaaaactgaaCAAAACACAGTAGGTTCCTGTCAAATTCCCTTAGAAATCGAACAAAATTACTTGGACCACTGAATTATAAAGCTAACTGCTCTGCTCCTACCGCGTTTTCTGGACCCCGACTGTGTGAATTGGCCTCGGAAAAATCTGGAGCTGCCAATTTAGTCTATTTGCAGATTCATCGATTTATTTAGCTGAATTCATTGtgaattataataaaaaaatattaaaaacatagatttaattttagaaaatgaacatAAGGCTGTACAGCTGAAAATATTGTTTGAATGAAAACTCGACCGATTGAATTGCCCACGAAATCCAATCAGGATCCACCGTTGGCACGAACAGTCCAGATCCGTCAGACTGGGTTCGCATTTCTTTATGAGATTCGACTAAATGAATTTGAACCGATAGTGCGATCCAAATCAATCCACACCGCTAAGGAACCGTATCTGGACAGGGGTAATTTTGTCATTCTCCTGAAAAGAGCCGGTTTCTTCCGCTCCCGCCCTGGCTGTACGGGGAAGAAGGCAGCAGGCAAAGACGCTTGAAAACGTTTTGATTCGCCAACGGGTCGGCAAGCAAGGCCCTTGTCCCCACCAAGCCCGTGAACATTTTCCGAGATCGCCCTTCTCTCCCGCTCCCCGATTCGGGCTTCTCATCTTTTCTCACCCTGTTTAACCGCGACCGACGGTGACGcactcttcctctctctctctatgtcccACCGACTGAACTTTGTTCAACTCctgctaaaaaagaaaagaaaagaaaactgacGCCTCTCTCTTCCCTTAACTGACGGTGACTTCTAATCTCTCCGTGGGCGTCGTCGTGGACTACAGTGCCGAATAGactttaatctctctctctgaaaattTATGGCgagatttaaattttaataatcaGATTGAACAGTACAAGTAATCTGGAAGACGAAGTGTGAAAACGAGATAAACTCTCTCCGTCCACCGCGTTTTCTCTCCGGCTGTGCGCAAATCTCTCGTCGCGCGGAGAGGGGAAAATCTCGCGAGCGTCCGTTCTACGTTTCTCCTCCTTTTAAGTAATGTGGAAGAATAATATGCCCCGGTCACggtcttcccctctctctctctctctctctctctctctcttttcttttaaatattttctgcGATATTTATAGGTATCTGTCTTTTTTGCTGAACTTCGACGCCAAAACGAGGAGTTGTTCCCACTGAAATTCTGAAAGCAGTGTAAGTTTCCAGATCTCcgatatctctctttctctctctcccccctccctctcccctcacaaacacatacacatgcacatgttcccgttgttttcttttcctttcggGGATTCAACATTTGAgcgttttttcccttttcagaaCACTTGCTTTTCTCTCGGTGCTTTGCTCAAGAGCGTTCAGTTTCTGAGGTTGAATCGGTTCAGCTGCCTGGAGTGACGAGGATTTTGTGTGAGGAAGCCCGGCGGGTGGAAGAAAAGTGGAGATTTGCGACTTTCAGTGGGAAAGGTTCCGGCAGGAAGAAGAATAGCAGGGAATGGAGGTCTCGAGCGAAGAAATTGCTGTCAGAAGAGGAATGTGAGAGTTTTGAAGATTTGGAGTGAGACGATATCCGCTAGGGAGAAGGATGAAACGGGTTTGAGAGTGAAAGTCATCTAATGTGAAAAGCTCCGGTAGCAAGAAAAACAGCCAGTTTGTTGAAGTTCTGAAGCGGGAGAGAGTTCCGGCGGTAGCTATATACATCAGAAGGACGATCCGGTTCATTTTGGAGCTCGCTTTAAGCGAACATCCTGTAGCAAACGACAGGCGTGGTTGAAATTTTGGGGTGCGAGAGAATCCTGCGAGAAGATCGAGGACATTTAGTTGTGTGAAGTAGAATCTCGGTGACAGCAAGGCTTGAAATGCGGGAGAGATCCGCAGGAATAAGGGTCGTTGGATATGAAGGTTTGAAGTGGTCCAGAAGGAAAGGCATGAAGCGGGAAAAAATCTAGCAGTAAGAATTCGGAGAGTTGAAGGCATTAACTGAAAAGATAGAAAAGGAAGAATGTGTGGAAGGTTTCGAGTGAAGGGAAGAGGAGAAACGGATTGTTCCCAAGTTTGAGTGACTGAAACTTGCAACTTTAGGACAGAGCACGGGATTTTTTCCTGCGTGGCTTACTTCCGCTTGATCTTTCAAATATATACTGGCTTTGATCCTGGTCCTGGTGAGTGCGATCAAAATCGACAGAGTCCAGCAACTTTCGTCGAGTATGTAGAAGAGGAATAGCCACCGAGTAGCTTCAGGTAAGAACGGGTTACAGGACATAAACCAACGGAAATGTatttgaaagggaaaaagaattatatctTTGGCTACTTGTTTTGAAATTTAGTTACATTTTTTCCGAGGACCATATCATGCTCctgataactttttttttttcagttgattCATTGGTGCATTGGTGTCATCAATTTGATTGTACGTGCACTTTTACATGTTGTGCCAAAGACAAGAGAAGGGATCTTTATTTGTTTCCTTCTCTTACGATGGTTCTTTAAAAGGTTAAAAGACGAACGAACGATCTGCCTCCCGGATTAATGTCAAGCATCTTTAACATGCATGGCGAAATATTTGACATAAGTCGAATTCTATTGTAATTTTGACTTAGACTAAATTCTCGAAATCTGCAGTCATAAtggaatgtaatttttgttgtttcggggaaatattaaaattttcgGTAAAAAATCAGGATGGAAAACGGAATGGAAAGACTCGAGTTCTGACTTCATTTCTTGTGCACTTCCTGCCATACATGCATGTTTTTCCTATCAATCTTCGTTTTCTCCTTTGTTACATTTTGCTCATTTTGAATCTTTGTTACTTGGCATTGCTACTGAGAATTATGTAGTGATGCCAATCTTTTGCACATGCAAAAGTAGATCAAAGCTTAGGAAGTCTTATGCTCTAATTATATTGTGTCCAGTGTCACCTTTCTATTTTTGTTACGAGGTAGGTGAGCTGGCTTAGTTTAGTGATTTCATGAATTACTGGTACTGTGCTTGGAGTACATTGTGAAACAGAAAGGGAGCTTCAACAGTCTCATGCATTTGTGATTCTTCCATGTCACAGGGATCAGAAGCCACTTCTTTCAGggcatttaaaattttcaagatgaaATAATCGGGGGATTGCTTATGGAAGGTTCCTATGTCACCCACACATGTGGGAGTCAGAGATAGAAAAATGTTGTAGTTATTGGACTGCATTGTTGAGAGGCTCCGTGGAGCTTTCTGATGGTGGTCAGCCTTGATTCTTTTGGAACACTTGTAATGGGGAATTAGAATTCCATTCTCAGATTAGTTTATCATTCTGTACAGCTATAGTGCAGGATTGGTTTTGATTCAAGTGTGTAACCTTTAGTGCAAGGCTTCTTGCACGTGTTATTGGAAACTTGGAAGCTGGAACCTGAAGGGATATTTCATTCTTCAGAAGTATGTTGGGTTCCGAGGTCATCTCAACATTCTCTCATTTTAACAAAAAGCTTCATTCTTTGGTTTGCTGGTTTTCtggaaaaaagaggaaatggCCTTTCTATATTTTAATGATATGTGTACTTATGTTGCTTGTTATGAAATATAATATGGTAGAAAGTCCAATCAGTTCACAGTATTTTATGGGTTTCTTCACAAATGGAACCTCGGATCACCTTCACTTGGAGCATCTTGATCTCCTTGTACCTGCTGTTCAAAATCCTGACGACTCTTCCGAAGTTATCTCCTATGAAAATCTGGTTTCTGGTCTGTTAATTCCCAGAAATTTTTCACAGGAGGAAAAAAGGTCTGTACAAACATGGAAATATTTGAAGCCATTGGTTGCTAAAGCTGCAGCCCTACCTCATTTTGTTGAGGCCATTCAAGAAGCAAAAGTTGCATGGGAAACCCTTATGGCTTCAGTTGAAGAGGAAAGGCTGTTTCACATTGGCAATGGTAGTATTAGCCGAAAGGCAAAGGATAAACAGTGCCCCTATTCTGTTAGCAAGATGAATGACACAGAATTGGGCAAGTCTGGATTTAAGCTGCAGATTCCTTGTGGCCTGGTTCAGGGTTCTTCTGTTACTGTTATTGGTACACCAGTTGGGCTTCTTGGCAATTTTCAGATAGACTTGAGAGGAACTGAGCTCCCTGGGGAACCAGATCCTCCTATCATTTTACACTATAATGTCCGGCTTCATGGTGACAAAGTCACAGAGGATCCTGTGATTGTTCAAAACACGTGGACTGCTCCAAATGATTGGGGTCCAGAGGAGCGGTGTCCTTCTCCATCTGAGAATGCTGGCAAAGGTTACTTATGTTCTGAGAACTCTCAAATTTCTCACTTCTTTATTATTGCACTTGTGTGCACTGAGTTATTTGATTTTGGTATACTGGAAAACTTGTTCCATGTAATATTTTACAAATCAAAATAACTTACAATAATTTTTTCACGAGGTCAACAGATTTAGCTCGGATCAAACCCCTGGCTTTGAAAAGAACTATTTTCCAGGGCACTTTTCAGCACAATTATGTGTTATTTCCTTCATTGTGTCTTTGTCAGTTGTGGTCGGTGTAAGAATGTCAAAAGTTGGTCCTTCGATTTCACTTTACTGGTCTGTTGTATTTTCTTCCCTATTATTTAGTATTGTTTGAAACTTGCATGTCATCAGGCTGGAGTTTAAAACCTAATAGCCATGCTACTTATGCACTGGATGCATCTGTATGCAAGTTAGGAATGCACTTCAAGGTTCAAGAAGCGTGTCCCTTGCAGGAAATTCTCCATTATGTCAGTTAGAAGCTACtggtttgaaatatttgatCATCTGATTCTTCGGAAAAGAGGCTGCTTATCTGCAATATTCAGCAAGGCTTATTCCAAATTCCAATCTTATGTACTGAACTCTTCAAGCCATGGGCTCACCTTGGCTGCAAAAGAGATCAAGCTGAGCATTTGATTGTGCTGTTATGCTTGTGCCTTTAAGAATACATAATGGAATAATTTAAGGGCTGTAGTTAGGTTCCAATTTCAGAGTCATGAAGTTGCTAACTGTGTCTTACCTACCAGGTATTCCTTAAGATCTTTTTTGATGCCAAACTCACTGTTTAGTTTTCTCTCTCTGTATGAGAGATACAAATCTTGATCACCACTTTTACTCTGTGATTCACTACACTAACAttgtttctgtttctttgtCTAATGTCAGTCTAGTTGATTCTTTCCTCTGTCTGTCAGTCCACTCTCTTATAATTGCATATAATTGAGAATATTTGTCGTGCATGGATCTCTTTCTTTTAGCTGTTTTGTGGcctaatttaaaaatttcatgtCCTACAGTTATCCTAGCCCTTGCTCATAAAGCTAGGTTCTTGCATTCTTCACGGGATATTACAGATACAGTTTCTCACATAATGCTGCTTGCAAAACGCTTGTGAAGAAACACAATCAACTGAGCTAAGAAAGGCTTTTTCCCTCAATTTCACCTGCTTGTCACTCTGTGCAGCTAGCTAGCATGTCACATGCATGTCATTTGCTGAGATCTCATATCCTTCTGATTATAAAATAAAGACTGCTACTAGTAGCTAGTGCTTTAAATTGAAGGAACGAATGAATCATGTGGTGCTGAAACTGCAGTTCTGGTGGGCTCCTCGTTGTGTTTGATTGCTATAAGCAACGATACTGCTTTACTGGACTTTGGCTTCTGCTAGTTATCTTATATGTAGAGTAGGATTTTGCAGTAATCAATGCTATCTGCGTCAAGTTTCATTTATTTAGATAAAGATATTATTGATTTCTTGTAGATATATCTGGAATGATGGTTATACTTTCTAGGTAGATTTTCACTGCCTTATGTTATATCACTCTTACCTGATTGTTAGATTTTCACTGCCTTATGTTATATCACTCTTACCTGATTGTTAGATTTTCACTGCCTTATGTTATATCACTCTTACCTGATTGTTAGATTTTCACTGCCTTATGTTATATCACTCTTACTTGATTGcctatttctttttatatgtaGTGGATGAGTTGGACCAATGCAATCCGATGGTGGgtaaggaaaacaaaagaaagccTGCATTAAGCAAGCATTTTAACAGTTCAAAAAGAACACCAGAATTGAAGAACATTGATAGCCCAAAGACATACTTTCCTTTCAAACAAGGGTATCCATCTGTTGCTACTCTTCGAGTGGGTTTGGAAGGGATTCAGATGACAGTTGATGGAAAGCACATAACATCCTTTGCCTATCGAGATGTAAGTGTGCTGTCAGTGTAGTAGGAGTGCAATTGTTTTACACGAAAATAGCATTTGCTGTGATGCTTTTCATTTATACATGGCATTTTAATTTCAGAGTCTGGAGCCATGGTTGGTTAATGATGTAAGAATTTCTGGAGATCTGAAGTTGCATTCTGTGTTGGCAAGTGGCTTGCCATCATCAGAAGATGTAGACCATGCCGTGGATTTAGAAACACTAAAAGCCATACCCCTGGGAACAAAGCAGCAGTTGGATCTTTTCATTGGGATTTTTTCTACTGCAAACAATTTCAAGCGTAGGATGGCAGTGAGGAGGACTTGGATGCAGTATGATAGCGTACGGAATGGCAAAGTGGCTGTCCGTTTCTTTGTTGGTCTGgtagttttctctctctctctctctcaaatgcGCGCGCTCTCGCTTTCTTTCTATCTCCTCTCTCATGTTGAGACAATGTCCGTTGCAGCACAAGAACACGATGGTCAATGAGGAACTTTGGAATGAAGCACGCACTTATGGAGATACACAATTGATGCCTTTTGTTGATT
This window of the Nymphaea colorata isolate Beijing-Zhang1983 chromosome 2, ASM883128v2, whole genome shotgun sequence genome carries:
- the LOC116247259 gene encoding beta-1,3-galactosyltransferase GALT1; amino-acid sequence: MLGSEVISTFSHFNKKLHSLVCWFSGKKRKWPFYILMICVLMLLVMKYNMVESPISSQYFMGFFTNGTSDHLHLEHLDLLVPAVQNPDDSSEVISYENLVSGLLIPRNFSQEEKRSVQTWKYLKPLVAKAAALPHFVEAIQEAKVAWETLMASVEEERLFHIGNGSISRKAKDKQCPYSVSKMNDTELGKSGFKLQIPCGLVQGSSVTVIGTPVGLLGNFQIDLRGTELPGEPDPPIILHYNVRLHGDKVTEDPVIVQNTWTAPNDWGPEERCPSPSENAGKVDELDQCNPMVGKENKRKPALSKHFNSSKRTPELKNIDSPKTYFPFKQGYPSVATLRVGLEGIQMTVDGKHITSFAYRDSLEPWLVNDVRISGDLKLHSVLASGLPSSEDVDHAVDLETLKAIPLGTKQQLDLFIGIFSTANNFKRRMAVRRTWMQYDSVRNGKVAVRFFVGLHKNTMVNEELWNEARTYGDTQLMPFVDYYSLITLKSVAICVYGTKAVNAKYIMKTDDDAFVRVDEILASLNEKNIKQGLLYGLINYDSEPHRDPESKWYISPEEWPEDKYPPWAHGPGYVISHDIADLVVRKHKKRRLKMFKLEDVAMGMWIADLKKGGLAIQYVNDDRVYNTGCTDGYVVAHYQEPREMLCLWQRLSEGRGAICCNRR